In Helianthus annuus cultivar XRQ/B chromosome 8, HanXRQr2.0-SUNRISE, whole genome shotgun sequence, a single genomic region encodes these proteins:
- the LOC110870114 gene encoding uncharacterized protein LOC110870114: protein MASSRDNLKVYIRVTQKKSVSENPKSSKKPKTSSAEEKIDEQENITQKSTMKQQRTRKRKDISDNGLSKEQRNVVREIGFESILKFNLHSVPRKFGYWLVKNFDAENDEINTGDEKIKITAEFIQKILYAYKKQGFDDAENTEEFSLDKIDSTTLQEFEDELEIAAQNEGRCLVMDKKKKVRKNKQKKKDEKDEFYVYPTESENENEEIFENESEENDEDDAEEQPITLLKAATDWIHQENQENVQNSPIKTNETEKTQTESGGSWGQFFIKPSIGNKDKMWVDSQSRLRNFMPSQNQSEGLSDIHSTKSGDENMKNIEDKKSHEEYLVTVLDDHLKGFEEIFENIQSRIDETVEEYPNSEALHNKVNEWVSLMEKLNHQAKKHKKVNIDSTMMETPSRFLNLSQNEDTENQIISTPLIIKRNDDDDAKRNEDNTAVVQSSNPEKISNNDPASILQTHIEKPSMEQSSFSEETPSLMLEMIKKTDEEEKKSNQKKIQDNEVPSFDLKISQLSSNVDENEVEVDATPHAAQTEIQAESENRSIEKDVQITGIQTMFDRIEEHDNTEKQISDLIQNTSFLNPQEDPYKTPAKSVHQEQPTTDISKTEEIITRMVQPDREKNVPEVFCSSYYLRQVAMKEARTAQENNISGYAFHAEGEMMDTLFEIKDHVFLYRYAVETMRPGLEIPEK from the exons ATGGCATCGTCGAGAGATAATTTGAAGGTTTACATTCGAGTTACTCAAAAGAAATCCGTCTCTGaaaaccctaaatcatcaaaGAAGCCAAAAACATCATCAGCTGAAGAGAAGATAGATGAACAAGAAAATATTACCCAAAAATCAACAATGAAACAACAAAGAACTAGAAAACGGAAAGATATTTCAGACAATG GTTTGTCAAAAGAGCAAAGGAATGTTGTTAGAGAAATAGGGTTTGAGAGCATACTAAAATTCAATCTGCATTCAGTTCCACGCAAATTCGGATATTGGCTGGTAAAAAACTTTGATGCTGAAAATGATGAGATAAATACTGGAGATGAAAAGATTAAGATCACAGCTGAATTTATCCAAAAG ATACTATATGCTTACAAAAAACAAGGATTTGACGATGCTGAAAACACTGAAGAGTTCTCTCTTGATAAAATTGACTCTACAACATTACAAGAATTTGAAGATGAATTGGAAATTGCTGCGCAAAATGAGGGGAGATGTCTTGTAATGGATAAAAAGAAAAAAGTCAGAAAgaataaacaaaaaaagaaagatgaaaaggatgaattttatgtttatccaACTGAATCCGAGAATGAAAACgaagaaatttttgaaaatgaatctgaagaaaatgatgaagacGATGCTGAAGAACAACCAATCACATTACTTAAAGCAGCAACAGACTGGATTCATCAAGAGAATCAAGAAAATGTTCAAAACAGCCCAATTAAAACCAATGAAACTGAGAAAACACAAACAGAAAGTGGAGGATCATGGGGGCAATTCTTCATTAAACCATCAATAGgaaataaagataaaatgtggGTAGACAGTCAAAGCCGACTGCGTAATTTCATGCCATCACAAAATCAAAGTGAAGGTCTTTCTGACATTCATTCAACAAAAAGTGGCGATGAAAATATGAAGAACATTGAAGATAAAAAATCACATGAAGAATATCTTGTGACTGTTTTGGATGATCATTTAAAAGGATTTGAAGAAATTTTCGAAAACATCCAATCACGCATAGATGAGACTGTCGAAGAATATCCAAACAGTGAAGCTCTTCATAACAAAGTAAACGAATGGGTGTCATTGATGGAAAAATTAAACCATCAAGCAAAAAAGCACAAGAAAGTTAATATTGATTCAACTATGATGGAAACACCATCAAGATTTCTAAATTTGAGCCAAAATGAAGACACTGAAAATCAAATCATTTCAACACCATTGATTATAAAacgcaatgatgatgatgatgcaaaaCGCAATGAGGATAACACAGCTGTAGTCCAGTCCTCCAATCCAGAAAAAATCAGTAACAATGACCCTGCATCTATTCTGCAAACACACATTGAAAAACCTTCAATGGAACAATCATCATTTAGCGAAGAAACTCCATCATTAATGTTGGAGATGATCAAaaagactgatgaagaagaaaaaaaatcaaatcaaaagaaAATTCAGGATAATGAGGTACCATCCTTTGATTTGAAAATTTCTCAGTTGTCTTCAAATGTTGATGAAAATGAAGTTGAAGTTGATGCTACTCCTCACGCTGCACAAAccgaaattcaagcggaatctgaaaaTAGATCAATCGAAAAAGATGTTCAAATTACTGGAATACAAACAATGTTTGATAGAATTGAAGAACATGATAATACTGAAAAGCAAATCAGTGATCTAATTCAAAACACATCATTCCTCAACCCACAAGAAGATCCGTATAAAACACCTGCAAAATCAgttcatcaagaacaaccaacAACTGATATAAGCAAAACAGAAGAAATAATCACAAGGATGGTACAACCTGATCGAGAGAAAAATGTACCAGAAGTATTTTGTTCATCGTACTATCTAAGACAAGTAGCAATGAAGGAAGCAAGAACGGCACAGGAAAACAACATATCGGGATATGCTTTCCATGCAGAAGGAGAAATGat GGATACTCTCTTTGAAATTAAAGATCATGTATTTCTATATAGATATGCTGTTGAAACAATGAGGCCAGGATTGGAAATCCCGGAGAAGTAA